A genomic window from Gossypium hirsutum isolate 1008001.06 chromosome D12, Gossypium_hirsutum_v2.1, whole genome shotgun sequence includes:
- the LOC107946360 gene encoding uncharacterized protein isoform X5, which translates to MAKTKEGEQTAKLDDLEIVSIGSVYKGPWEKKYWSSSRGKDRYPYPVGYQAVRAHNGSTYKTEIHEGPRGPLFVISCDGQSCSGQTPDIAWEKFQKMGCPHLKIWHGKRFSCKIDGVEFFGFKNPFVQRLLRELVANVNGTAERSLLYSSFCNGASRMDNDNGSSTICTASDLLPYLARPQIRKKRSTRCEKMQSKLVDRPGLKRPRSKDLTYDAEGSNLVPGNQVKHEHGFLVTHNALEDEIDRFPEALAVHSKSAGKIVENSPAKDGFPSKSVDFVGHDGENEAKGKFISTQNEKFTRVANIAYKELDRSQDTVLEGFCFPIKTDDRPEDSSFPNDSMGINDVHLYAPDTLDFEDDRTSVASGAKDITGSMKEELITTNMVNSDGLVTESHQEEEIGTSNSNTGSEKSEFDSVGQEMAKLMMTVLLPQAVPLLKESSKKKKETISPCNVLPHVMNSREDNIVTNHLLNLPSSEDARTEQDTRMHIQGLDHGLVVPNLEHLNSVILDSFENSQGGDHVASQAILFSKSLEVNQTSFNKEAFDSNIQEQLFSIKPNQETPVCCGGSSGDQDTICHKEVNMAESVLECASPIMKTLSEDIQGVSITLDENSADIENHSKQKKPKNALNCAEVVDANDINSRGIASSLKISGKDSSAETRAPTTNSSHQDQNKVYTRKKISKQAYSTRKYVGPLSESIICRNSGDDYAPNNSAMPGTSLVSKSCHSSDDKPCNRDVFGNTPMLEGQSCGLPTEKTTAYCKPEINNMPPILSNENQKLTCASKKDASCLLNQPVSLERGYQENCYKERFIVENGCSASCQNQVTSFCDKNLSTAMEVQGGSGVNHHGRVELSSDLRGIVNLVGDTDRTLFIYKVATEVPRKGCPSFVGYTSVALPSSEIGVEKCGLQFTPDGQCLVLLDSIKTPYCREGRIDCICSICFSGCLKENAVKIVRVNPGYVSLVAKLETVESVLCILVCENDYLLAAGKSGRLYLWAMNSTWSAWTEEFIIPSGDCISACVVELKRIPKCAHLVIGHNGFGDFVVWDILKRVIISRYSGSGDPIKQFLPISLLSWQPVFSYDDMKERIDEITTSTKFWFSKHKDSSFLPLEGKDVAIWLLVLTNSDPQHEHLSSNGLANTSRWWRLALLVKDTMILGSTLDPRAATVSASLDHGIMGRDDGLVYMWELSTGARLGVLHHFKGGRVSCIATDESRPEVVAVAADDGQLLLYLHNQENLVKK; encoded by the exons ATGGCGAAAACTAAAGAAGGAGAACAAACAGCGAAATTAGACGATCTGGAGATCGTTTCCATTGGATCTGTATACAAAGGTCCCTGGGAGAAGAAGTATTGGAGCTCCTCTAGG GGTAAAGATCGATATCCTTATCCTGTGGGCTATCAAGCTGTTCGGGCTCACAATGGAAGCACTTATAAGACAGAAATTCATGAAGGTCCTAGAGGGCCTTTGTTTGTG ATCTCCTGTGATGGGCAATCGTGTTCTGGACAAACTCCAGATATTGCATGGGAGAAATTTCAGAAGATGGGTTGCCCACATTTGAAGATATGGCATGGAAAGAGATTCTCATGCAAGATAGACGGCGTGGAG ttttttggatttaaaaatccATTTGTTCAAAGGTTACTTCGGGAATTGGTGGCAAATGTCAATGGAACAGCAGAAAGGAGTTTGTTATATTCCAGCTTTTGCAATGGCGCTTCTAGAATGGATAATGATAATGGGAGCTCAACTATCTGTACTGCTTCTGATTTACTACCATACTTGGCCAGGCCACAGATCAGGAAAAAGAGAAGTACAAGGTGTGAAAAAATGCAAAGCAAGTTGGTTGACAGGCCTGGCCTTAAACGTCCCCGATCTAAGGACCTGACTTATGATGCCGAGGGTTCAAATTTAGTACCAGGGAATCAAGTGAAACATGAACATGGGTTCTTGGTAACTCATAATGCTTTGGAAGATGAAATTGACAGATTTCCCGAAGCATTGGCAGTGCACTCTAAATCAGCAGGGAAAATTGTAGAAAACTCCCCAGCCAAAGATGGTTTTCCATCAAAATCTGTTGATTTTGTGGGTCATGATGGTGAGAATGAAGCCAAGGGCAAGTTTATTAGTACTCAAAACGAAAAATTCACTAGAGTAGCTAACATTGCATATAAAGAG TTGGATAGGTCACAAGATACTGTACTGGAAGGATTCTGTTTTCCTATAAAAACAGATGACAGACCTGAAGATTCATCATTTCCAAATGACTCCATGGGCATAAATGATGTCCATCTTTATGCACCTGATACTTTGGATTTTGAAG ATGATAGGACAAGTGTTGCTTCAGGTGCAAAGGACATAACTGGCAGTATGAAAGAAGAGTTAATCACTACTAATATGGTTAATTCTGATGGCTTGGTGACTGAGTCTCATCAAGAAGAAGAAATAGGCACATCTAATTCAAATACAGGTTCTGAAAAAAGTGAGTTTGATTCGGTAGGTCAGGAAATGGCTAAGTTGATGATGACTGTTTTACTTCCTCAAGCTGTTCCATTGCTTAAGGAGTCctcaaagaagaaaaaggaaacaattagCCCATGCAATGTATTGCCTCATGTGATGAACTCTCGAGAGGACAACATTGTCACTAACCATTTGTTGAACCTTCCATCTTCAG AGGATGCACGTACAGAACAGGACACAAGAATGCATATCCAAGGTTTAGACCACGGTTTAGTTGTGCCAAATCTTGAACACTTGAACTCTGTTATTCTTGACAGTTTTGAGAATAGTCAGGGAGGGGATCATGTAGCTAGCCAAGCTATATTGTTTTCAAAAAGTTTGGAGGTTAATCAGACTAGTTTCAACAAAGAAGCATTTGATTCCAACATCCAGGAACAGCTTTTTAGCATCAAACCGAATCAGGAAACACCAGTTTGTTGTGGCGGGAGCTCTGGGGACCAAGACACCATCTGCCACAAGGAAGTAAACATGGCCGAGTCTGTTTTAGAGTGTGCATCTCCAATCATGAAAACTCTATCTGAAGATATCCAGGGTGTTTCCATAACTTTGGATGAAAACTCAGCAGATATTGAAAACCATTCCAAGCAAAAGAAGCCCAAGAATGCACTTAATTGTGCTGAAG TTGTGGATGCTAATGATATTAATTCAAGAGGAATTGCAAGTTCATTGAAAATATCAGGGAAAGACAGTAGTGCTGAAACCAGGGCTCCTACTACTAACTCTTCCCATCAAGACCAAAATAAAGTGTATACCAGAAAGAAAATCTCAAAGCAAGCTTATTCAACTAGAAAATACGTTGGTCCTCTATCTGAAAGTATCATATGCAGAAATTCTGGAGATGATTATGCCCCTAATAACTCTGCTATGCCAGGAACTTCACTTGTTTCAAAGAGTTGTCACTCTTCTGATGACAAACCATGCAATAGAGATGTCTTTGGTAATACACCCATGCTTGAAGGACAATCCTGTGGATTGCCTACGGAGAAAACTACTGCGTATTGCAAACCTGAAATCAATAATATGCCACCTATTCTATCTAATGAAAACCAAAAGTTGACTTGTGCATCTAAAAAGGATGCATCTTGTTTACTCAATCAACCTGTTTCACTTGAAAGGGGGTATCAAGAAAATTGTTACAAAGAGAGGTTTATTGTAGAAAACGGCTGTTCTGCATCGTGTCAAAATCAGGTGACTAGTTTTTGTGACAAGAACTTATCTACGGCAATGGAAGTTCAAGGTGGTTCAGGTGTCAACCATCATGGGCGTGTAGAGCTTAGTAGTGATCTAAGGGGCATTGTCAACCTTGTAGGAG ATACGGACAGAACCTTGTTCATCTACAAGGTAGCTACTGAAGTACCAAGGAAAGGATGCCCTTCTTTTGTTGGCTACACATCAGTAGCGTTACCATCTTCTGAA ATTGGTGTAGAAAAATGTGGCTTACAATTTACCCCAGATGGGCAATGTCTTGTTTTACTTGACAGCATTAAAACACCTTATTGCAG GGAAGGGAGAATAGATTGTATCTGCTCAATTTGTTTTTCAGGCTGCTTGAAGGAGAATGCAGTAAAAATTGTGCGGGTGAATCCTGGTTATGTTTCTTTGGTTGCAAAATTGGAGACAGTTGAAAGTGTGCTATGTATACTGGTTTGTGAAAATGACTATCTTCTTGCTGCTGGAAAGAGTGGGAGACTGTATCTTTGGGCCATGAATTCAACATGGAG TGCATGGACAGAAGAATTTATTATACCATCTGGTGACTGCATATCCGCTTGTGTAGTGGAGTTGAAGAGAATTCCAAAGTGTGCTCATCTGGTGATTGGGCATAATGGTTTTGGGGATTTTGTTGTATG GGATATTCTGAAAAGGGTCATTATCTCAAGATATTCTGGTTCAGGCGATCCAATCAAGCAATTCTTACCGATCAGTTTACTTAGTTGGCAGCCTGTTTTCAGCTACGATGACATGAAAGAGCGCATTGATGAAATCACCACATCAACAAAATTTTGGTTTTCCAAACATAAGGATAGTTCTTTTCTTCCATTAGAGGGGAAAGATGTTGCTATCTGGCTTCTTGTCTTGACTAATTCTGATCCTCAGCATGAACATTTATCAAGTAATGGCCTAGCAAATACATCCAGATGGTGGAGGCTAGCTTTGCTGGTGAAGGACACGATGATCTTGGGAAGTACACTAGATCCAAG GGCTGCTACAGTTAGTGCGTCACTTGATCACGGGATCATGGGAAGAGATGATGGTTTAGTGTATATGTGGGAATTGTCCACCGGAGCTAGACTTGGCGTTTTGCATCATTTCAAAG GTGGGCGTGTTTCGTGTATTGCAACAGATGAGTCGAGGCCAGAAGTTGTGGCTGTGGCTGCTGATGATGGACAGTTGCTGCTCTATCTACACAACCAAGAAAACTTAGTAAAGAAGTAA